A single Aminobacterium mobile DSM 12262 DNA region contains:
- a CDS encoding DUF6305 family protein, whose product MTKNRKGSLLFGAVFFAAVLLFAGVASAAEMPTVETPVIVTTCGQSPGAVMVKMSLMQSQITPVENNNTIIASDLKGKGYKTLIVTTGTSGKGMGAAGTDVNKEIARCKEVIEAAKAEGMTVITAHVEGMARRTDSADQASIDSIMPLGDAMLVVIGSNEDGYFTKLAEENKKPLIEAKDALAIGVSLKELTK is encoded by the coding sequence ATGACAAAGAACCGAAAAGGTTCCCTACTTTTTGGAGCGGTATTTTTTGCTGCCGTTCTTCTCTTTGCAGGCGTAGCAAGTGCTGCCGAAATGCCCACTGTCGAAACGCCTGTCATTGTTACTACGTGTGGACAGAGTCCAGGAGCCGTGATGGTAAAGATGTCTCTCATGCAGTCTCAGATTACACCAGTAGAGAACAACAATACCATTATTGCTAGCGATCTGAAAGGGAAAGGATATAAAACCCTGATCGTCACCACTGGAACAAGTGGAAAAGGAATGGGAGCAGCAGGAACTGATGTCAACAAAGAAATCGCCCGCTGCAAGGAAGTTATTGAGGCAGCTAAAGCCGAGGGTATGACCGTTATTACGGCTCATGTGGAAGGTATGGCTCGCCGTACTGATAGCGCAGACCAAGCTTCTATCGACTCTATTATGCCATTAGGCGATGCCATGCTTGTTGTTATCGGCAGTAACGAGGACGGCTATTTTACAAAACTTGCGGAAGAAAACAAAAAACCTCTCATTGAAGCAAAAGACGCTCTCGCTATTGGCGTCAGCCTCAAAGAGTTAACGAAATAA